A genomic region of Acidobacteriota bacterium contains the following coding sequences:
- a CDS encoding alginate lyase family protein produces MPLDTAAVRWAGLPENRFTFLNRTLHLPAPDWNRRYESHLWNYQLHYFEFAVWCARVWVERGEPRYWQACRALIESWLAQARPGQSDGWDAYPTSLRIVNWIYAYCLLAEHEAGTEFQTRWRTSIYQQLDFLSRHLEHHLLANHLLKNAKALVLGGLFFAHDRQGQHWLETGQQLLWREFDEQVLPDGGHYERAPMYHAQTLGDWLECFALLQAFGSLAKDKAEIAQRLRAMAEFLEAASYTDNTLALFNDSANTAETRPQPLLATAARVCGYAAGSAPTAFPQTGYFVWQSSDAREKLIVDAGPPSVAYNTAHAHCDLLSYELRFDGKPFIVDTGVHGYGGDPFRAYCRATRAHNTVQFDQREQSELWGTFRLARRAEVLAAAAQGDATAWQFRGAYRPYYDRNLTHQRLIQRRGTGEWVVTDTAQGSVVHEAESFIHIHPAIQVRQGHADGFVIECQTDTRSILIEPFGDVTSVSLTRGSTIPATRRAQQQAQGWYFPTFGSAQPNPVICFRYRPPMGTAFGYRIRTVT; encoded by the coding sequence GTGCCGCTAGACACGGCGGCGGTGCGTTGGGCCGGGCTGCCGGAAAACCGCTTTACCTTTCTGAATCGCACGCTGCATTTGCCAGCGCCCGATTGGAACCGGCGTTACGAAAGCCATCTGTGGAACTACCAGCTTCATTATTTTGAGTTTGCGGTTTGGTGCGCGCGGGTTTGGGTCGAACGCGGCGAGCCACGCTATTGGCAAGCCTGCCGCGCCTTGATTGAAAGCTGGCTGGCGCAGGCGCGGCCCGGGCAAAGCGATGGCTGGGACGCCTATCCGACTTCGCTGCGCATCGTCAATTGGATCTATGCCTACTGCCTGCTGGCGGAACACGAAGCCGGAACCGAGTTTCAGACGCGCTGGCGCACGAGCATCTATCAGCAACTGGACTTTCTGAGCCGCCACCTGGAACATCATTTGCTCGCGAACCATTTGCTAAAAAACGCAAAAGCCTTGGTGCTTGGCGGACTGTTTTTCGCGCATGACCGGCAAGGCCAGCATTGGTTGGAAACGGGGCAACAGTTGCTCTGGCGCGAATTCGATGAACAGGTGTTGCCGGATGGCGGGCATTATGAACGCGCGCCGATGTATCACGCGCAAACACTGGGCGACTGGCTGGAGTGTTTCGCCTTATTACAGGCGTTTGGCTCTTTGGCAAAAGACAAAGCTGAGATTGCCCAGCGTTTGCGCGCGATGGCGGAGTTTTTAGAGGCTGCCAGTTACACCGACAATACGCTGGCGCTCTTCAACGATTCGGCGAATACAGCCGAGACGCGGCCACAGCCGTTGCTGGCGACGGCTGCCCGTGTTTGTGGTTACGCGGCGGGTTCCGCGCCCACGGCGTTTCCGCAAACGGGCTATTTCGTCTGGCAGTCCAGTGATGCCCGCGAGAAGCTGATCGTGGATGCGGGGCCGCCGTCAGTGGCCTATAACACGGCGCATGCGCATTGTGATTTGTTGAGCTACGAATTGCGCTTTGACGGCAAGCCGTTTATTGTGGACACAGGTGTTCACGGTTATGGCGGCGACCCTTTCCGCGCTTATTGCCGTGCGACGCGCGCCCACAATACGGTACAATTCGACCAGCGTGAACAGTCCGAATTGTGGGGCACTTTCCGGCTGGCAAGACGTGCCGAAGTACTTGCCGCCGCAGCCCAGGGGGACGCTACGGCCTGGCAGTTTCGGGGCGCCTACCGTCCTTATTACGACCGCAACTTGACACATCAACGGCTCATTCAACGGCGGGGAACTGGCGAATGGGTTGTGACCGACACTGCGCAGGGAAGCGTGGTGCACGAAGCGGAGAGTTTTATCCATATCCACCCAGCCATACAGGTGCGGCAAGGGCACGCTGATGGCTTTGTGATCGAATGCCAAACCGATACGCGCAGCATCCTGATCGAACCGTTCGGCGACGTCACCAGCGTCTCGCTGACGCGGGGCAGCACCATTCCAGCGACCCGGCGCGCGCAGCAACAGGCTCAGGGGTGGTACTTCCCGACCTTCGGCAGCGCACAGCCGAATCCGGTCATTTGCTTCCGCTACCGGCCACCAATGGGAACGGCTTTCGGGTACAGGATCAGAACGGTCACGTGA
- a CDS encoding bi-domain-containing oxidoreductase produces the protein MKQVIQNFRSGVLKIDEVPETMVKRGGVLVRNVASLISAGTEKMAVDLAQRSLVGKAKERPDLVKQVLGKLRRDGLLATLNAVKARLDAPLALGYSCAGVVCEVGQGAEEFQVGDRVACAGMNYASHAETVFVPKNLTVKLPEGVSFDEAACVTLGAIALQGVRTADVKLGDAVAVIGLGLLGQLTIQILKAAGCRVLGIDLDAGKLALAQQLGADAAVLRGDDVELAVAQFSGGYGVDAVIITAAAATNDPLELAGVIARDRAIVSMVGAVGMNVPRKVYYEKELQLRLSRSYGPGRYDAQYEEQGVDYPIGYVRWTERRNMQEFLRLVAVKVVRLEPLITHRFPIAQAGQAYDIITGKTPRPYMGILLTYPESVAPSTRLMTLKQTTRNAAAVNLGVGLGVIGAGNFAKSVLLPRLAKAEGVSLVGLVTATGRNAKAIGEQYGFGFCTTDYRELLERAEINTVLIATRHDTHARMAAEALRAGKVVYVEKPLAINEEGLQEVAEAVMQTGGQLLVGFNRRFSALSVALKQHFEHAGPLAITYRINAGAVPKESWIQNEEGGGRIVGEVCHFVDTLQFLTDAEPVEVFAYAASADTLSIILKLSDGSVGNINYFATGDRSFPKERIEVYGGGRAAVLDDFRVLECWRDGQRKVTKRLAQDKGFDQELAAFVAAVRVGTAMPIAWRSLYLTTLATLKIEAALRSGQPEQLH, from the coding sequence ATGAAACAGGTAATTCAAAATTTCCGCTCCGGCGTGCTCAAGATAGACGAGGTGCCTGAGACGATGGTCAAACGCGGCGGCGTGCTGGTGCGCAACGTGGCTTCCTTGATCAGCGCGGGCACCGAAAAGATGGCGGTGGATCTGGCGCAACGTTCGCTGGTCGGCAAAGCCAAAGAGCGGCCCGATCTGGTCAAGCAAGTGTTGGGCAAGCTGCGGCGCGATGGATTGCTGGCTACGTTGAACGCGGTCAAGGCGCGGCTCGATGCGCCGTTAGCGCTTGGTTACAGTTGCGCGGGCGTGGTGTGCGAAGTGGGGCAGGGGGCCGAAGAGTTTCAGGTTGGTGATCGGGTGGCGTGTGCGGGGATGAACTATGCCTCGCACGCCGAGACTGTGTTTGTGCCGAAGAATTTGACGGTCAAACTGCCGGAAGGAGTGAGCTTTGACGAAGCGGCTTGCGTGACCTTGGGTGCGATTGCGTTGCAGGGCGTGCGCACGGCGGACGTGAAGCTGGGTGATGCGGTGGCGGTGATCGGCTTGGGCTTGCTCGGGCAGTTGACGATTCAGATTTTGAAGGCGGCGGGTTGCCGTGTGTTGGGCATTGATCTGGATGCAGGCAAGCTGGCGTTGGCGCAGCAATTGGGGGCGGATGCGGCGGTGTTGCGCGGTGATGATGTCGAATTGGCGGTAGCGCAATTCAGCGGCGGTTATGGTGTGGATGCAGTCATCATCACGGCGGCGGCAGCGACGAACGATCCGCTTGAATTGGCGGGCGTGATCGCGCGCGACCGGGCGATTGTTTCGATGGTGGGCGCGGTCGGGATGAACGTGCCGCGCAAGGTTTATTACGAAAAGGAATTGCAACTGCGGCTCTCGCGGTCATATGGGCCGGGGCGTTACGACGCGCAATACGAAGAACAGGGCGTGGATTATCCCATCGGCTATGTGCGTTGGACGGAACGCCGCAATATGCAGGAGTTTTTGCGGCTGGTGGCGGTCAAAGTTGTGCGGCTGGAACCGCTCATCACGCATCGCTTCCCGATTGCGCAGGCCGGGCAGGCTTACGACATCATCACCGGCAAGACCCCGCGGCCGTACATGGGCATCCTGCTGACGTATCCCGAAAGTGTCGCGCCCAGTACGCGGCTGATGACATTGAAACAAACGACGCGCAACGCTGCCGCCGTCAATCTGGGCGTGGGCTTAGGCGTAATTGGGGCGGGCAATTTCGCCAAGAGCGTGTTGTTGCCGCGCCTGGCAAAGGCTGAGGGGGTGAGCTTGGTTGGTTTGGTGACGGCGACGGGGCGGAATGCCAAAGCAATTGGCGAACAGTATGGCTTCGGATTTTGCACGACCGATTACCGCGAGTTGCTGGAGCGCGCCGAGATCAACACGGTGCTGATCGCCACGCGGCACGACACGCACGCGCGGATGGCAGCGGAGGCTTTGCGGGCGGGCAAAGTGGTTTATGTCGAGAAACCGCTCGCCATCAACGAGGAAGGGTTGCAGGAAGTCGCCGAGGCGGTGATGCAAACGGGCGGACAATTGCTGGTCGGCTTCAATCGGCGCTTTTCAGCCTTGTCGGTCGCGCTGAAACAACACTTTGAGCATGCCGGGCCGCTGGCGATCACGTACCGCATCAACGCGGGCGCGGTGCCGAAAGAGAGTTGGATTCAAAACGAAGAGGGCGGCGGGCGCATCGTCGGCGAGGTTTGCCATTTCGTGGATACCCTGCAATTTCTGACCGATGCCGAACCGGTCGAAGTATTTGCTTATGCGGCAAGCGCAGACACCTTGAGCATTATTCTCAAACTCAGTGATGGCTCGGTCGGTAACATCAACTACTTTGCGACCGGCGACCGCAGCTTCCCGAAAGAGCGTATCGAAGTCTATGGCGGCGGGCGGGCAGCGGTACTGGATGATTTCCGCGTGCTGGAATGCTGGCGCGACGGCCAGCGCAAGGTCACGAAGCGGCTGGCGCAGGACAAGGGATTTGACCAGGAATTGGCGGCTTTTGTGGCTGCCGTGCGCGTCGGCACCGCGATGCCAATTGCATGGCGCAGTTTGTATCTAACAACGCTGGCAACGTTGAAAATCGAGGCCGCGTTGCGCAGCGGGCAACCGGAACAGCTTCATTGA
- a CDS encoding glycosyltransferase family 4 protein: MKVTFLCQYFPPEMGAPAARTYEHARYWVENGHEVTVITGFPNHPTGVIHPAYRNQWFKRETVEGIELLRTRIYVTPNKGFAKRILNFLSFFASSLFFGVFKTERPDLVVGTSPQFFCAVAAWILSRIKRVPFVFEVRDIWPESAIELGVLKNRWLIRALEAIEMFLYRQADVIIPVAESTKPYLIEKGIPAEKIKIVPNGIDAKYLALPSATSAQARAELGLEDKFIISYIGTHGISHALSVALHAADKLRHEPHFHFLLIGEGADKDDLKQLAARLKLPNVTFMDAQPRERLLSFYRASDVSLVPLRRLPVFQKVLPSKLFELMGNGCPIICSVEGEAAALVKRAQAGVCIEPESVEALLAAIRQLHADAPLRQRLGENGKRFVTTYYLRSMLADNFLTALAEVKNRPLATAKQRPKAAEQQPTISN, encoded by the coding sequence ATGAAAGTCACGTTTCTTTGCCAATACTTTCCGCCCGAGATGGGCGCACCCGCCGCGCGCACTTATGAACATGCCCGGTACTGGGTCGAGAACGGCCACGAAGTCACGGTCATCACCGGTTTCCCCAATCATCCGACCGGCGTCATTCATCCCGCTTACCGCAATCAATGGTTCAAACGCGAGACGGTCGAGGGCATCGAACTGTTGCGCACGCGCATTTACGTCACGCCGAACAAAGGCTTCGCCAAACGCATTCTCAACTTCCTTTCATTTTTTGCCTCGTCGCTGTTTTTTGGTGTCTTCAAAACCGAACGACCGGATTTGGTGGTGGGCACTTCGCCGCAATTTTTCTGTGCGGTGGCGGCGTGGATTTTAAGCCGCATCAAGCGGGTGCCCTTTGTGTTTGAAGTGCGCGACATCTGGCCGGAATCGGCGATTGAGTTGGGCGTCTTGAAAAACCGCTGGCTGATTCGCGCGTTGGAAGCGATTGAGATGTTTCTTTATCGCCAAGCCGACGTGATTATTCCGGTGGCTGAATCCACCAAACCCTATCTGATCGAAAAAGGGATTCCAGCCGAAAAGATCAAAATCGTGCCCAACGGCATTGACGCCAAATATCTGGCGCTGCCCAGTGCGACCTCGGCGCAGGCGCGCGCCGAATTGGGGCTGGAAGACAAATTCATCATCTCTTACATCGGCACGCACGGCATCTCGCATGCCTTGAGCGTCGCCTTGCACGCGGCGGACAAATTGCGCCACGAGCCGCACTTTCATTTTCTGCTGATTGGCGAAGGCGCTGACAAAGACGACCTCAAACAGTTGGCGGCGCGGTTGAAATTGCCGAATGTGACGTTTATGGATGCCCAGCCGCGCGAACGCCTGCTCTCGTTCTATCGCGCCAGCGATGTCAGCCTGGTGCCTTTGCGCCGCCTGCCGGTCTTTCAAAAAGTGCTGCCCTCAAAACTGTTTGAACTGATGGGCAATGGTTGCCCGATCATTTGCAGCGTCGAGGGCGAAGCCGCCGCTCTGGTCAAACGCGCTCAAGCCGGTGTGTGCATCGAACCGGAAAGCGTCGAAGCCTTGCTCGCAGCCATTCGCCAATTGCACGCCGATGCGCCCTTGCGGCAACGCCTGGGCGAGAACGGCAAACGATTCGTCACCACTTACTACCTGCGTTCGATGCTGGCGGATAATTTTTTGACAGCCCTGGCCGAAGTGAAAAACCGGCCTTTGGCAACGGCGAAACAACGGCCCAAAGCCGCCGAACAACAACCCACCATTAGCAACTAA
- a CDS encoding trypsin-like peptidase domain-containing protein, with the protein MSHIMLKHLSGSRAGQTSEFPLPQTTEITLGRDPASSVSFDPAKDDLVGRYHAKITPDHLLPGQFTVSDLNSRNGTFINKQRISGSARVTPGDVIQLGAGGPEFEFEVLPRPAPYLQPTREASAVGAVGATPSATVPFPLPPTTTAPTVDAFSTNQNNGNRKVATNATPPPLGHLNAPRQASYQPLNNQAVPPSPFNAPSTNAAPLPPRPAGVGQATVERLITQTRRDMGKLMLIGGGALVLVLALAAWKFWPNAPAASLLPLGDPTLLTPGQVAEKYSGAVVSIDVRWKLINTNTGRQISHVYVPNRWKDKEGVERPIINDGRREVATYIVLDGGAYEPTLDDRGGAHAIGGGGGGSGFVVSSDGFILTARHVGAGWMSRYQYPADASPGVVWTQGANGWTLRTNPETGMPVTYSIPANWAPSETRQFGRDGYRWAVEGRLDFLNVTFPQNKTSIPGKLARVSDRHDVAMLKIDMPEAVPKTELNDNYDTIKVGDPITVLGYPAASPISWGLVNSMDAFNRESQMKVVPDPSLTTGNIGRVLRSQESGKDKTTNEFGDAYQVTANPGAGNSGGPVFDDHGRVVGIYYAGRAIGAGGAQGQVSFAVPIRFARELMTTTPK; encoded by the coding sequence ATGTCGCACATTATGCTGAAACATCTGAGCGGTTCGCGCGCCGGACAAACATCCGAATTCCCCCTGCCCCAAACAACCGAAATCACGCTGGGCCGCGATCCGGCTTCGAGCGTCTCGTTCGATCCGGCCAAGGATGATCTGGTCGGGCGGTATCACGCCAAAATCACGCCCGATCATTTGTTGCCAGGCCAATTCACTGTCAGCGACCTGAACAGTCGCAATGGCACCTTCATCAACAAACAGCGCATCAGCGGCAGCGCGCGCGTCACGCCGGGCGATGTGATTCAGTTGGGCGCGGGCGGGCCGGAGTTTGAATTTGAAGTGTTGCCGCGTCCGGCGCCATACCTGCAACCAACCCGCGAAGCCTCAGCCGTGGGCGCTGTTGGTGCAACGCCCAGCGCCACCGTGCCGTTTCCGCTGCCGCCCACCACGACGGCGCCCACGGTGGATGCGTTTTCAACCAATCAAAACAACGGCAATCGCAAAGTCGCCACCAACGCGACGCCGCCGCCGTTGGGGCATTTGAATGCGCCGCGCCAAGCGTCCTACCAGCCGCTTAACAATCAAGCGGTGCCGCCCTCTCCGTTTAATGCGCCCTCAACCAATGCGGCCCCGCTGCCGCCGCGTCCGGCGGGCGTAGGCCAAGCCACGGTCGAACGCCTGATCACGCAAACGCGGCGCGACATGGGCAAGCTCATGCTCATTGGCGGCGGCGCGCTCGTCTTGGTGCTGGCGCTGGCCGCTTGGAAGTTCTGGCCGAATGCACCGGCGGCGAGCCTGTTGCCGCTGGGCGATCCGACCTTGCTGACGCCGGGCCAGGTTGCCGAGAAATACAGCGGCGCGGTCGTTTCGATTGATGTGCGCTGGAAACTGATCAACACGAACACGGGCCGCCAGATTTCGCACGTCTACGTGCCTAATCGTTGGAAAGACAAAGAAGGCGTCGAACGCCCGATCATCAACGATGGGCGGCGCGAAGTGGCGACGTATATCGTGCTGGATGGCGGCGCGTATGAACCGACGCTGGATGACCGGGGTGGCGCGCACGCCATCGGCGGCGGCGGCGGCGGTTCGGGTTTCGTCGTCAGCAGCGATGGTTTCATTTTGACCGCGCGCCACGTGGGCGCAGGCTGGATGAGCCGTTATCAATACCCGGCGGACGCTTCGCCAGGTGTGGTTTGGACGCAGGGTGCGAATGGCTGGACGTTGCGCACCAACCCCGAAACCGGCATGCCTGTGACCTATTCCATCCCCGCCAATTGGGCGCCGTCTGAAACGCGGCAATTCGGGCGCGACGGCTATCGCTGGGCTGTCGAAGGTCGCCTGGACTTTCTCAACGTCACCTTCCCGCAAAACAAAACTTCGATCCCGGGCAAGCTGGCGCGCGTGTCCGACCGGCACGACGTGGCGATGCTCAAGATTGATATGCCCGAAGCCGTGCCTAAAACCGAGTTGAATGACAATTACGACACGATCAAAGTCGGCGACCCAATCACGGTGCTCGGCTACCCGGCGGCTTCGCCGATTTCCTGGGGATTGGTCAATTCGATGGACGCCTTCAACCGCGAATCGCAGATGAAAGTCGTGCCCGATCCCAGCCTCACCACCGGCAACATCGGGCGTGTCTTGCGCAGCCAGGAAAGCGGCAAAGACAAAACGACCAATGAATTCGGCGACGCGTATCAGGTCACGGCCAATCCCGGCGCTGGCAATAGCGGCGGCCCGGTCTTCGACGATCACGGGCGCGTGGTCGGGATTTATTACGCCGGGCGCGCGATTGGAGCGGGTGGCGCGCAAGGGCAGGTTTCGTTCGCCGTGCCGATTCGCTTTGCGCGCGAGTTGATGACGACGACGCCGAAGTAA
- a CDS encoding serine/threonine protein kinase has protein sequence MQNNPQSAIRNPQSIGEYQVAELLGTGGMGEVYRAVHVKIKRVVAIKLLKNVSGPLVERSINEARIQAGLQHPNIATLYDFLEWQGKPCLILEYVDGQTLAEHLEARGRLAPAEALGIFQAVVEAVAYLHRHGIIHRDIKANNIKLSSAGAVKLLDFGIAKDGTAPQLTLAGHVIGTLVCLAPEQLQGHADARSDVWALGVLLYQMVTGRMPFAAPTLDKLYEQIKQARFDAPTTLNPAMPRELEAVIARCLKKHPADRYASAVELLSAVKDLTTPAAEARPANPAASVRAAKSASSVTPRWRSVYALAAVALALVIGAILFWPLPAPDALQIKYIAPTPAASGSTTPELWRTIQIDAVDGRAEVYQAGQRLGTTPHELRARVGESVTLELRRDGAARQVEFAVTENRKGYTYSVK, from the coding sequence ATGCAAAACAATCCGCAATCCGCAATCCGCAATCCGCAATCCATCGGTGAATACCAGGTGGCCGAACTGCTGGGGACAGGCGGGATGGGCGAGGTCTATCGCGCCGTGCACGTCAAGATCAAGCGCGTGGTGGCGATCAAGCTGCTAAAAAACGTCAGCGGGCCGCTGGTCGAGCGTTCAATCAATGAGGCGCGCATTCAAGCGGGGTTGCAGCATCCGAATATCGCCACGCTTTACGATTTCCTCGAATGGCAGGGCAAGCCCTGTCTGATTCTGGAATACGTGGATGGCCAAACGCTGGCCGAACACCTGGAAGCGCGCGGCAGGCTCGCTCCGGCGGAAGCGCTCGGCATCTTTCAAGCCGTCGTCGAAGCCGTGGCTTATTTGCATCGTCACGGCATCATTCACCGCGACATCAAGGCCAACAACATCAAACTCAGTTCGGCGGGCGCAGTGAAGCTGCTCGATTTCGGCATCGCCAAAGACGGCACCGCACCGCAACTGACGCTGGCCGGACACGTCATCGGCACGCTGGTCTGTCTGGCGCCCGAACAATTGCAAGGGCACGCCGACGCGCGTTCGGATGTCTGGGCGCTGGGCGTGCTGTTGTATCAAATGGTCACCGGGCGCATGCCTTTTGCCGCGCCGACGCTCGACAAACTTTACGAACAGATCAAGCAAGCCAGGTTCGACGCGCCAACAACCTTGAATCCCGCCATGCCGCGCGAACTCGAAGCCGTCATCGCGCGCTGTTTGAAAAAGCATCCGGCGGATCGTTACGCCTCGGCGGTTGAGTTGTTGTCAGCGGTCAAAGACTTGACGACACCTGCCGCTGAAGCGCGCCCAGCCAACCCCGCCGCGTCTGTGCGCGCGGCCAAGTCCGCCTCATCCGTCACGCCACGTTGGCGTTCGGTTTATGCCCTTGCCGCTGTCGCACTGGCGCTCGTCATCGGCGCGATTCTTTTTTGGCCGCTGCCCGCGCCCGATGCGCTTCAAATCAAATACATAGCGCCCACACCGGCGGCGAGCGGCAGCACCACGCCGGAGCTTTGGCGCACGATTCAAATTGATGCCGTGGATGGACGTGCTGAGGTTTATCAGGCAGGCCAACGGCTCGGTACCACGCCGCACGAGTTGCGCGCCCGCGTGGGCGAATCGGTCACGCTCGAATTACGGCGCGACGGCGCGGCGCGGCAGGTCGAATTCGCGGTGACGGAAAACCGCAAGGGCTATACCTATTCGGTGAAGTGA
- a CDS encoding protein kinase — MNENVIGNYQIQMLIGEGGMGTVFKGLDLMLEREVAIKVLRPELARQPQLVERFRAEAIALARLNHPFVATLHTLLRHDEDFLMVMEYVRGETLEGILRRSGALTLSQGLRLFGQVLEGIAHAHQLGIVHRDLKPANLMLTEGGTIKVMDFGIARLLGSHRMTRTGRIVGTLEYMSPEQVRGLETDGRSDIYALGIVLYEMLTGRAPFRSDSEYEVMHAHLEMPPPPPRQFAQHLPPVIEQIILRALAKDPAERFQSALDFHAALIDATRTAGLTPATLPSDVTPVVITPQLTITPSRPSAPSQPGAGRGRQSTGSRITPPAGLAAQLIQATRVAQASGAPSSPALAAAIPLRQRFNWKQAAAVAAALIIGGGGIWLNGRRTSVTPSTPPVALQATPTPNAAPAEALVAPSFTTPPQPGGPIPSSPADALNLPTLAQPTPASAAANSVPVQRTAPKRRTPNPVAPAPVFVPANPPPAYVNRPPVITRSAPVNTAAVLEEERRQEKERLKREEKERQDERVLKNVGGILSGAKDIWGALKGGEKKKEKEKKRQ, encoded by the coding sequence ATGAACGAAAACGTCATCGGCAACTACCAGATTCAAATGCTCATCGGCGAAGGCGGCATGGGGACGGTCTTCAAAGGCCTCGACCTGATGCTCGAGCGCGAAGTGGCGATCAAAGTCTTGCGCCCTGAACTCGCACGCCAGCCGCAACTGGTTGAACGCTTCCGCGCCGAAGCCATCGCGCTGGCGCGGCTCAATCATCCCTTCGTCGCCACGCTGCACACCCTGCTGCGCCACGACGAAGACTTTTTGATGGTGATGGAATATGTGCGCGGCGAAACGCTGGAGGGCATCCTGCGTCGCAGCGGCGCGTTAACGCTCAGTCAGGGGCTGCGCCTGTTCGGGCAAGTGCTGGAAGGTATTGCCCACGCGCATCAGCTCGGCATCGTGCACCGCGATCTGAAACCCGCCAATCTGATGCTGACCGAGGGTGGCACGATCAAAGTGATGGATTTCGGCATCGCGCGCTTGCTGGGCAGCCACCGCATGACGCGCACCGGGCGCATCGTGGGCACGCTGGAATACATGTCGCCCGAACAGGTGCGCGGGCTGGAAACCGATGGCCGCAGCGACATCTATGCGCTGGGCATCGTGCTCTATGAAATGCTGACGGGACGCGCGCCGTTTCGCAGCGACAGCGAATACGAAGTGATGCACGCGCACCTGGAAATGCCGCCGCCACCGCCGCGCCAGTTTGCCCAGCACCTGCCGCCAGTCATCGAACAAATCATCTTGCGCGCCCTGGCGAAAGACCCGGCAGAGCGCTTTCAATCGGCGCTGGACTTTCACGCGGCGTTGATTGACGCGACGCGCACGGCGGGCTTGACGCCCGCCACGCTGCCTTCTGATGTGACGCCTGTGGTGATAACGCCTCAGCTTACAATCACGCCTTCACGCCCTTCTGCCCCATCGCAACCCGGCGCGGGTAGAGGCAGACAGTCCACCGGTTCGCGCATCACCCCGCCCGCAGGCTTGGCCGCGCAATTGATTCAAGCCACGCGCGTGGCGCAAGCGTCCGGTGCGCCAAGTTCGCCCGCGCTGGCCGCAGCAATACCTCTGCGGCAACGATTCAACTGGAAGCAGGCAGCGGCGGTAGCGGCAGCGTTAATCATCGGCGGCGGCGGCATCTGGTTGAATGGCAGGCGCACGAGCGTCACACCCAGCACTCCACCGGTTGCGCTACAAGCAACACCCACTCCGAACGCCGCGCCGGCAGAAGCACTTGTGGCGCCGTCCTTCACGACACCGCCACAACCGGGCGGGCCAATTCCCTCCAGTCCGGCAGACGCGCTGAATCTGCCGACGCTGGCGCAACCAACACCGGCCAGCGCCGCCGCCAATTCAGTGCCGGTGCAACGAACGGCTCCCAAACGCCGCACGCCCAATCCTGTGGCACCCGCGCCCGTCTTTGTGCCCGCCAATCCGCCTCCGGCTTATGTCAACCGCCCGCCCGTCATCACGCGCTCCGCGCCTGTCAATACAGCCGCCGTGCTCGAAGAAGAGCGCCGGCAGGAGAAAGAACGTCTGAAGCGCGAAGAGAAGGAACGGCAGGATGAGCGCGTGCTCAAAAACGTGGGCGGCATTCTGAGCGGCGCCAAAGACATTTGGGGTGCGCTCAAAGGCGGCGAGAAGAAAAAGGAAAAAGAGAAGAAGCGGCAGTGA